Proteins encoded in a region of the Homo sapiens chromosome 20, GRCh38.p14 Primary Assembly genome:
- the YTHDF1 gene encoding YTH domain-containing family protein 1 isoform X1 — MSDPYLSSYYPPSIGFPYSLNEAPWSTAGDPPIPYLTTYGQLSNGDHHFMHDAVFGQPGGLGNNIYQHRFNFFPENPAFSAWGTSGSQGQQTQSSAYGSSYTYPPSSLGGTVVDGQPGFHSDTLSKAPGMNSLEQGMVGLKIGDVSSSAVKTVGSVVSSVALTGVLSGNGGTNVNMPVSKPTSWAAIASKPAKPQPKMKTKSGPVMGGGLPPPPIKHNMDIGTWDNKGPVPKAPVPQQAPSPQAAPQPQQVAQPLPAQPPALAQPQYQSPQQPPQTRWVAPRNRNAAFGQSGGAGSDSNSPGNVQPNSAPSVESHPVLEKLKAAHSYNPKEFEWNLKSGRVFIIKSYSEDDIHRSIKYSIWCSTEHGNKRLDSAFRCMSSKGPVYLLFSVNGSGHFCGVAEMKSPVDYGTSAGVWSQDKWKGKFDVQWIFVKDVPNNQLRHIRLENNDNKPVTNSRDTQEVPLEKAKQVLKIISSYKHTTSIFDDFAHYEKRQEEEEVVRKERQSRNKQ, encoded by the exons ATGAGCGACCCCTACCTGTCCAGCTATTACCCGCCGTCCATTGGATTTCCTTACTCCCTCAATGAGGCTCCGTGGTCTACTGCAGGGGACCCTCCGATTCCATACCTCACCACCTACGGACAGCTCAGTAACGGAGACCATCATTTTATGCACGATGCTGTTTTTGGGCAGCCTGGGGGCCTGGGGAACAACATCTATCAGCACAGGTTCAATTTTTTCCCTGAAAACCCTGCGTTCTCAGCATGGGGGACAAGTGGGTCTCAAGGTCAGCAGACCCAGAGCTCCGCGTATGGGAGCAGCTACACCTACCCCCCGAGCTCCCTGGGTGGCACGGTGGTTGATGGGCAGCCAGGCTTTCACAGCGACACCCTCAGCAAGGCCCCCGGGATGAACAGCCTGGAGCAGGGCATGGTTGGCCTGAAGATTGGGGACGTCAGCTCCTCCGCCGTCAAGACGGTGGGCTCTGTCGTCAGCAGCGTGGCACTGACTGGTGTCCTTTCTGGCAACGGTGGGACAAATGTGAACATGCCAGTTTCAAAGCCGACCTCGTGGGCTGCCATTGCCAGCAAGCCTGCAAAACCACAgcctaaaatgaaaacaaagagcgGGCCTGTCATGGGGGGTGGGCTGCCCCCTCCACCCATAAAGCATAACATGGACATTGGCACCTGGGATAACAAGGGGCCTGTGCCGAAGGCCCCAGTCCCCCAGCAGGCACCCTCTCCACAGGCTGCCCCACAGCCCCAGCAGGTGGCTCAGCCTCTCCCAGCACAGCCCCCAGCTTTGGCTCAACCGCAGTATCAGAGCCCTCAGCAGCCACCCCAGACCCGCTGGGTTGCCCCACGCAACAGAAACGCGGCGTTTGGGCAGAGCGGAGGGGCTGGCAGCGATAGCAACTCTCCTGGAAACGTCCAGCCTAATTCTGCCCCCAGCGTCGAATCCCACCCCGTCCTTGAAAAACTGAAGGCTGCTCACAGCTACAACCCGAAAGAGTTTGAGTGGAATCTGAAAAGCGGGCGTGTGTTCATCATCAAGAGCTACTCTGAGGACGACATCCACCGCTCCATTAAGTACTCCATCTGGTGTAGCACAGAGCACGGCAACAAGCGCCTGGACAGCGCCTTCCGCTGCATGAGCAGCAAGGGGCCCGTCTACCTGCTCTTCAGCGTCAATGGGAGTGGGCATTTTTGTGGGGTGGCCGAGATGAAGTCCCCCGTGGACTACGGCACCAGTGCCGGGGTCTGGTCTCAGGACAAGTGGAAGGGGAAGTTTGATGTCCAGTGGATTTTTGTTAAGGATGTACCCAATAACCAGCTCCGGCACATCAGGCTGGAGAATAACGACAACAAACCGGTCACAAACTCCCGGGACACCCAGGAGGTGCCCTTAGAAAAAGCCAAGCAAGTGCTGAAAATTATCAGTTCCTACAAGCACACAACCTCCATCTTCGACGACTTTGCTCACTACGAGAAgcgccaggaggaggaggaggtggtgcgCAAG gaaCGGCAGAGTCGAAACAAACAATGA
- the YTHDF1 gene encoding YTH domain-containing family protein 1 — MSATSVDTQRTKGQDNKVQNGSLHQKDTVHDNDFEPYLTGQSNQSNSYPSMSDPYLSSYYPPSIGFPYSLNEAPWSTAGDPPIPYLTTYGQLSNGDHHFMHDAVFGQPGGLGNNIYQHRFNFFPENPAFSAWGTSGSQGQQTQSSAYGSSYTYPPSSLGGTVVDGQPGFHSDTLSKAPGMNSLEQGMVGLKIGDVSSSAVKTVGSVVSSVALTGVLSGNGGTNVNMPVSKPTSWAAIASKPAKPQPKMKTKSGPVMGGGLPPPPIKHNMDIGTWDNKGPVPKAPVPQQAPSPQAAPQPQQVAQPLPAQPPALAQPQYQSPQQPPQTRWVAPRNRNAAFGQSGGAGSDSNSPGNVQPNSAPSVESHPVLEKLKAAHSYNPKEFEWNLKSGRVFIIKSYSEDDIHRSIKYSIWCSTEHGNKRLDSAFRCMSSKGPVYLLFSVNGSGHFCGVAEMKSPVDYGTSAGVWSQDKWKGKFDVQWIFVKDVPNNQLRHIRLENNDNKPVTNSRDTQEVPLEKAKQVLKIISSYKHTTSIFDDFAHYEKRQEEEEVVRKERQSRNKQ; from the exons ATGTCGGCCACCAGCGTGGACACCCAG AGAACAAAAGGACAAGATAATAAAG TACAAAATGGTTCGTTACATCAGAAGGATACAGTTCATGACAATGACTTTGAGCCCTACCTTACTGGACAGTCAAATCAG AGTAACAGTTACCCCTCAATGAGCGACCCCTACCTGTCCAGCTATTACCCGCCGTCCATTGGATTTCCTTACTCCCTCAATGAGGCTCCGTGGTCTACTGCAGGGGACCCTCCGATTCCATACCTCACCACCTACGGACAGCTCAGTAACGGAGACCATCATTTTATGCACGATGCTGTTTTTGGGCAGCCTGGGGGCCTGGGGAACAACATCTATCAGCACAGGTTCAATTTTTTCCCTGAAAACCCTGCGTTCTCAGCATGGGGGACAAGTGGGTCTCAAGGTCAGCAGACCCAGAGCTCCGCGTATGGGAGCAGCTACACCTACCCCCCGAGCTCCCTGGGTGGCACGGTGGTTGATGGGCAGCCAGGCTTTCACAGCGACACCCTCAGCAAGGCCCCCGGGATGAACAGCCTGGAGCAGGGCATGGTTGGCCTGAAGATTGGGGACGTCAGCTCCTCCGCCGTCAAGACGGTGGGCTCTGTCGTCAGCAGCGTGGCACTGACTGGTGTCCTTTCTGGCAACGGTGGGACAAATGTGAACATGCCAGTTTCAAAGCCGACCTCGTGGGCTGCCATTGCCAGCAAGCCTGCAAAACCACAgcctaaaatgaaaacaaagagcgGGCCTGTCATGGGGGGTGGGCTGCCCCCTCCACCCATAAAGCATAACATGGACATTGGCACCTGGGATAACAAGGGGCCTGTGCCGAAGGCCCCAGTCCCCCAGCAGGCACCCTCTCCACAGGCTGCCCCACAGCCCCAGCAGGTGGCTCAGCCTCTCCCAGCACAGCCCCCAGCTTTGGCTCAACCGCAGTATCAGAGCCCTCAGCAGCCACCCCAGACCCGCTGGGTTGCCCCACGCAACAGAAACGCGGCGTTTGGGCAGAGCGGAGGGGCTGGCAGCGATAGCAACTCTCCTGGAAACGTCCAGCCTAATTCTGCCCCCAGCGTCGAATCCCACCCCGTCCTTGAAAAACTGAAGGCTGCTCACAGCTACAACCCGAAAGAGTTTGAGTGGAATCTGAAAAGCGGGCGTGTGTTCATCATCAAGAGCTACTCTGAGGACGACATCCACCGCTCCATTAAGTACTCCATCTGGTGTAGCACAGAGCACGGCAACAAGCGCCTGGACAGCGCCTTCCGCTGCATGAGCAGCAAGGGGCCCGTCTACCTGCTCTTCAGCGTCAATGGGAGTGGGCATTTTTGTGGGGTGGCCGAGATGAAGTCCCCCGTGGACTACGGCACCAGTGCCGGGGTCTGGTCTCAGGACAAGTGGAAGGGGAAGTTTGATGTCCAGTGGATTTTTGTTAAGGATGTACCCAATAACCAGCTCCGGCACATCAGGCTGGAGAATAACGACAACAAACCGGTCACAAACTCCCGGGACACCCAGGAGGTGCCCTTAGAAAAAGCCAAGCAAGTGCTGAAAATTATCAGTTCCTACAAGCACACAACCTCCATCTTCGACGACTTTGCTCACTACGAGAAgcgccaggaggaggaggaggtggtgcgCAAG gaaCGGCAGAGTCGAAACAAACAATGA